One Alnus glutinosa chromosome 3, dhAlnGlut1.1, whole genome shotgun sequence genomic region harbors:
- the LOC133864186 gene encoding DNA repair protein RAD51 homolog 3 isoform X2 yields MEVGRLPISASQRGKLISAGYTTLSSLSSVSPSDLARELNISDAEAAQILKVASHGSRLDGSEGGCAAINGAQTAWEMLHEEEMFPRITTSCMDLDNILGGGINCKEVTEIGGVPGIGKTQLGIQLAVNVQIPVDSGGLGGKAIYIDTEGSFMVERALQIAEACIEDMSESDGLLRKDFKACQLKMHPNNILENIFYFRVCSYTEQIALTNYLEKFISEHKDVKIVIVDSVTFHFRQDFDDMALRTRLLTGMALKLMKLAKAFSVAVVLLNQVTNKYTEGSFQLTLALGDSWSHSCTNRVILYWNGNERYAYIDKSPSLRSASAPYSVTSKGIRNSASNCKRIKMM; encoded by the exons ATGGAAGTGGGGAGGCTACCCATCTCAGCATCACAGAGAGGGAAACTGATATCAGCAGGCTATACAACGCTCTCTTCGCTTTCCTCGGTCTCTCCCTCCGACCTTGCTCGAG AACTAAATATTTCGGATGCTGAAGCAGCTCAAATTCTGAAGGTTGCATCGCATGGTAGTAGGTTGGACGGGTCAGAAGGAGGTTGTGCTGCTATTAACG GTGCACAAACTGCTTGGGAAATGCTCCATGAGGAGGAGATGTTTCCACGCATTACTACATCGTGTATGGATCTGGATAACATCCTTGGTGGGGGAATAAATTGCAAAGAAGTTACAGAAATTG GTGGAGTTCCGGGCATTGGTAAAACACAGCTGGG GATTCAACTTGCTGTCAATGTTCAAATTCCAGTTGATTCTGGTGGCTTAGGTGGAAAGGCAATATATATAG ATACAGAAGGCAGCTTTATGGTAGAACGTGCTTTACAAATTGCTGAAGCATGCATAGAGGACATGTCAGAATCTGATGGCCTTTTGCGGAAGGATTTTAAAGCTTGCCAACTTAAAATGCACCCCAACAATATCTTGGAAAACATATTCTATTTCCGTGTCTGCAGCTACACTGAGCAAATTGCCCTTACAAATTACTTAGAAAAGTTCATCTCAGAGCATAAAGAT GTTAAGATTGTTATTGTTGATAGTGTTACTTTCCACTTCCGCCAAGATTTTGATGACATGGCCCTCAGGACTCGATTACTAACCGGAATGGCTTTAAAGTTGATGAAGCTTGCTAAAGCGTTTAGTGTGGCG GTTGTTTTATTGAATCAGGTGACCAACAAGTATACAGAAGGTTCATTTCAGTTAACTCTTGCACTGG GTGATAGCTGGTCACATTCTTGCACAAATCGGGTCATATTGTATTGGAATGGCAACGAACGATATGCATACATCGACAAGTCACCCTCCCTCCGATCAGCATCAGCACCGTATTCAGTGACCAGTAAAGGTATTAGGAATTCTGCTTCAAACTGTAAGCGAATTAAAATGATGTGA
- the LOC133864186 gene encoding DNA repair protein RAD51 homolog 3 isoform X3: MEVGRLPISASQRGKLISAGYTTLSSLSSVSPSDLARELNISDAEAAQILKVASHGSRLDGSEGGCAAINGAQTAWEMLHEEEMFPRITTSCMDLDNILGGGINCKEVTEIGGVPGIGKTQLGIQLAVNVQIPVDSGGLGGKAIYIEGSFMVERALQIAEACIEDMSESDGLLRKDFKACQLKMHPNNILENIFYFRVCSYTEQIALTNYLEKFISEHKDVKIVIVDSVTFHFRQDFDDMALRTRLLTGMALKLMKLAKAFSVAVVLLNQVTNKYTEGSFQLTLALGDSWSHSCTNRVILYWNGNERYAYIDKSPSLRSASAPYSVTSKDCSHVWDWDSDLEFIF; this comes from the exons ATGGAAGTGGGGAGGCTACCCATCTCAGCATCACAGAGAGGGAAACTGATATCAGCAGGCTATACAACGCTCTCTTCGCTTTCCTCGGTCTCTCCCTCCGACCTTGCTCGAG AACTAAATATTTCGGATGCTGAAGCAGCTCAAATTCTGAAGGTTGCATCGCATGGTAGTAGGTTGGACGGGTCAGAAGGAGGTTGTGCTGCTATTAACG GTGCACAAACTGCTTGGGAAATGCTCCATGAGGAGGAGATGTTTCCACGCATTACTACATCGTGTATGGATCTGGATAACATCCTTGGTGGGGGAATAAATTGCAAAGAAGTTACAGAAATTG GTGGAGTTCCGGGCATTGGTAAAACACAGCTGGG GATTCAACTTGCTGTCAATGTTCAAATTCCAGTTGATTCTGGTGGCTTAGGTGGAAAGGCAATATATATAG AAGGCAGCTTTATGGTAGAACGTGCTTTACAAATTGCTGAAGCATGCATAGAGGACATGTCAGAATCTGATGGCCTTTTGCGGAAGGATTTTAAAGCTTGCCAACTTAAAATGCACCCCAACAATATCTTGGAAAACATATTCTATTTCCGTGTCTGCAGCTACACTGAGCAAATTGCCCTTACAAATTACTTAGAAAAGTTCATCTCAGAGCATAAAGAT GTTAAGATTGTTATTGTTGATAGTGTTACTTTCCACTTCCGCCAAGATTTTGATGACATGGCCCTCAGGACTCGATTACTAACCGGAATGGCTTTAAAGTTGATGAAGCTTGCTAAAGCGTTTAGTGTGGCG GTTGTTTTATTGAATCAGGTGACCAACAAGTATACAGAAGGTTCATTTCAGTTAACTCTTGCACTGG GTGATAGCTGGTCACATTCTTGCACAAATCGGGTCATATTGTATTGGAATGGCAACGAACGATATGCATACATCGACAAGTCACCCTCCCTCCGATCAGCATCAGCACCGTATTCAGTGACCAGTAAAG
- the LOC133864186 gene encoding DNA repair protein RAD51 homolog 3 isoform X4, translating into MEVGRLPISASQRGKLISAGYTTLSSLSSVSPSDLARELNISDAEAAQILKVASHGSRLDGSEGGCAAINGAQTAWEMLHEEEMFPRITTSCMDLDNILGGGINCKEVTEIGGVPGIGKTQLGIQLAVNVQIPVDSGGLGGKAIYIDTEGSFMVERALQIAEACIEDMSESDGLLRKDFKACQLKMHPNNILENIFYFRVCSYTEQIALTNYLEKFISEHKDVKIVIVDSVTFHFRQDFDDMALRTRLLTGMALKLMKLAKAFSVAVVLLNQVTNKYTEGSFQLTLALGDSWSHSCTNRVILYWNGNERYAYIDKSPSLRSASAPYSVTSKGA; encoded by the exons ATGGAAGTGGGGAGGCTACCCATCTCAGCATCACAGAGAGGGAAACTGATATCAGCAGGCTATACAACGCTCTCTTCGCTTTCCTCGGTCTCTCCCTCCGACCTTGCTCGAG AACTAAATATTTCGGATGCTGAAGCAGCTCAAATTCTGAAGGTTGCATCGCATGGTAGTAGGTTGGACGGGTCAGAAGGAGGTTGTGCTGCTATTAACG GTGCACAAACTGCTTGGGAAATGCTCCATGAGGAGGAGATGTTTCCACGCATTACTACATCGTGTATGGATCTGGATAACATCCTTGGTGGGGGAATAAATTGCAAAGAAGTTACAGAAATTG GTGGAGTTCCGGGCATTGGTAAAACACAGCTGGG GATTCAACTTGCTGTCAATGTTCAAATTCCAGTTGATTCTGGTGGCTTAGGTGGAAAGGCAATATATATAG ATACAGAAGGCAGCTTTATGGTAGAACGTGCTTTACAAATTGCTGAAGCATGCATAGAGGACATGTCAGAATCTGATGGCCTTTTGCGGAAGGATTTTAAAGCTTGCCAACTTAAAATGCACCCCAACAATATCTTGGAAAACATATTCTATTTCCGTGTCTGCAGCTACACTGAGCAAATTGCCCTTACAAATTACTTAGAAAAGTTCATCTCAGAGCATAAAGAT GTTAAGATTGTTATTGTTGATAGTGTTACTTTCCACTTCCGCCAAGATTTTGATGACATGGCCCTCAGGACTCGATTACTAACCGGAATGGCTTTAAAGTTGATGAAGCTTGCTAAAGCGTTTAGTGTGGCG GTTGTTTTATTGAATCAGGTGACCAACAAGTATACAGAAGGTTCATTTCAGTTAACTCTTGCACTGG GTGATAGCTGGTCACATTCTTGCACAAATCGGGTCATATTGTATTGGAATGGCAACGAACGATATGCATACATCGACAAGTCACCCTCCCTCCGATCAGCATCAGCACCGTATTCAGTGACCAGTAAAG
- the LOC133864186 gene encoding DNA repair protein RAD51 homolog 3 isoform X1, with protein MEVGRLPISASQRGKLISAGYTTLSSLSSVSPSDLARELNISDAEAAQILKVASHGSRLDGSEGGCAAINGAQTAWEMLHEEEMFPRITTSCMDLDNILGGGINCKEVTEIGGVPGIGKTQLGIQLAVNVQIPVDSGGLGGKAIYIDTEGSFMVERALQIAEACIEDMSESDGLLRKDFKACQLKMHPNNILENIFYFRVCSYTEQIALTNYLEKFISEHKDVKIVIVDSVTFHFRQDFDDMALRTRLLTGMALKLMKLAKAFSVAVVLLNQVTNKYTEGSFQLTLALGDSWSHSCTNRVILYWNGNERYAYIDKSPSLRSASAPYSVTSKDCSHVWDWDSDLEFIF; from the exons ATGGAAGTGGGGAGGCTACCCATCTCAGCATCACAGAGAGGGAAACTGATATCAGCAGGCTATACAACGCTCTCTTCGCTTTCCTCGGTCTCTCCCTCCGACCTTGCTCGAG AACTAAATATTTCGGATGCTGAAGCAGCTCAAATTCTGAAGGTTGCATCGCATGGTAGTAGGTTGGACGGGTCAGAAGGAGGTTGTGCTGCTATTAACG GTGCACAAACTGCTTGGGAAATGCTCCATGAGGAGGAGATGTTTCCACGCATTACTACATCGTGTATGGATCTGGATAACATCCTTGGTGGGGGAATAAATTGCAAAGAAGTTACAGAAATTG GTGGAGTTCCGGGCATTGGTAAAACACAGCTGGG GATTCAACTTGCTGTCAATGTTCAAATTCCAGTTGATTCTGGTGGCTTAGGTGGAAAGGCAATATATATAG ATACAGAAGGCAGCTTTATGGTAGAACGTGCTTTACAAATTGCTGAAGCATGCATAGAGGACATGTCAGAATCTGATGGCCTTTTGCGGAAGGATTTTAAAGCTTGCCAACTTAAAATGCACCCCAACAATATCTTGGAAAACATATTCTATTTCCGTGTCTGCAGCTACACTGAGCAAATTGCCCTTACAAATTACTTAGAAAAGTTCATCTCAGAGCATAAAGAT GTTAAGATTGTTATTGTTGATAGTGTTACTTTCCACTTCCGCCAAGATTTTGATGACATGGCCCTCAGGACTCGATTACTAACCGGAATGGCTTTAAAGTTGATGAAGCTTGCTAAAGCGTTTAGTGTGGCG GTTGTTTTATTGAATCAGGTGACCAACAAGTATACAGAAGGTTCATTTCAGTTAACTCTTGCACTGG GTGATAGCTGGTCACATTCTTGCACAAATCGGGTCATATTGTATTGGAATGGCAACGAACGATATGCATACATCGACAAGTCACCCTCCCTCCGATCAGCATCAGCACCGTATTCAGTGACCAGTAAAG
- the LOC133864810 gene encoding uncharacterized protein LOC133864810, which yields MSFRKAQIAQIRLMSSHPEVYEPCDDSFALVDALLADRNNLLEHQPTLCMEVGCGSGYVITSLALMLGQEAPGVYYIATDINPHAMRVTSQTLEAHGVHAELINTDIASGLEKRLAGLVDVMVVNPPYVPTPEDEVGREGIASAWAGGENGRCVIDKILPIADNLLSDNGWLYMVTLTANNPSEICLQMRKKGYAARIVVQRSTEEESLHVIKFWRDFDCQADAKETVATNKTVPARVMESLVSQFPLSSFWRSSGSHSS from the coding sequence ATGTCCTTCAGGAAAGCCCAGATCGCCCAAATCCGCCTTATGAGTTCACATCCTGAGGTTTATGAACCGTGCGATGATTCATTCGCACTAGTTGATGCACTTCTGGCTGATAGAAACAACCTGTTAGAGCATCAGCCAACGTTGTGCATGGAAGTGGGTTGTGGTAGTGGGTATGTTATCACTTCTTTAGCTCTTATGCTGGGACAGGAGGCTCCTGGGGTCTACTATATTGCTACTGATATCAATCCTCATGCAATGAGGGTGACCAGTCAGACCTTAGAAGCACATGGTGTTCATGCAGAGTTGATAAACACTGATATCGCATCAGGGCTAGAGAAGCGTCTGGCAGGATTGGTTGATGTAATGGTTGTGAACCCACCATATGTGCCAACCCCTGAAGATGAAGTGGGCCGTGAAGGAATTGCCTCTGCTTGGGCAGGAGGGGAGAATGGCCGGTGTGTTATTGATAAGATATTACCAATTGCTGACAATCTATTATCAGACAACGGCTGGTTGTACATGGTCACGCTTACAGCTAACAATCCCTCAGAGATATGCCTTCAAATGAGAAAGAAGGGATATGCTGCTAGAATTGTCGTCCAGAGGTCAACAGAAGAAGAGTCCCTCCATGTCATCAAGTTCTGGCGGGATTTTGATTGTCAAGCTGATGCAAAGGAAACGGTGGCGACAAACAAAACAGTTCCTGCAAGAGTCATGGAGTCCCTGGTTTCACAGTTTCCTCTGTCATCATTCTGGAGAAGCAGTGGCAGTCACAGTAGCTGA
- the LOC133862254 gene encoding probable tRNA N6-adenosine threonylcarbamoyltransferase, mitochondrial: protein MAVSATFSRLNLLPRPSLPYPLSTFRVLKFRPMWAPLTSFSAHFSTPKSSPIPNTQIPRAPDDDFIVLGIETSCDDTAAAVVRSSGEILSQVVSSQADLLARYGGVAPKMAEEAHSQVIDQVVQEALDKANVSETDVSAVAVTIGPGLSLCLRVGVRKARKTAGRFNLPIIGVHHMEAHALVARLMEKKLQFPFMALLISGGHNLLILAQDLGQYIQLGTTIDDAIGEAYDKTAKWLGLDLRRSGGPAIEELAREGDAKSIKFSIPMKQHKDCNFSYAGLKTQVRLAIESRNINAEIPISCASDQDRSSRADIAASFQRVAVLHLEERCERAIEWALNIEPSIKHLVVSGGVASNQYVRARLDQVVKKNSLQLVCPPPSLCTDNGVMVAWTGIEHFRVGRFDPPPPADEPEDFVYDLRPRWPLGEEFAEGRSEARSLRKARIHPSLTSIIQASLQQQR, encoded by the exons ATGGCAGTTTCTGCAACGTTTTCCCGCCTAAACCTCCTCCCCAGACCTTCGCTTCCCTACCCACTATCCACTTTTAGAGTTCTAAAATTCCGACCCATGTGGGCGCCTCTCACTTCCTTCTCTGCCCATTTTTCCACTCCCAAAAGTTCCCCAATACCCAACACCCAAATTCCAAGAGCACCCGACGACGACTTCATTGTTCTCGGCATCGAAACCAGCTGCGACGACACCGCCGCCGCCGTT GTGAGGAGCAGTGGGGAGATTCTCAGCCAAGTTGTGTCTTCTCAG GCAGATCTGCTTGCTCGATATGGAGGTGTTGCCCCTAAAATGGCAGAAGAAGCACACTCACAAGTGATTGATCAG GTTGTGCAAGAAGCACTTGATAAAGCTAATGTAAGTGAGACTGATGTATCAGCAGTTGCTGTTACAATTGGCCCCGGTTTAAGCCTTTGTCTTCGTG TTGGTGTGCGGAAAGCTAGGAAAACTGCTGGTAGATTTAATCTGCCAATAATTGGTGTACATCACATGGAGGCTCATGCTCTAGTGGCCAG GTTAATGGAAAAAAAGCTCCAATTTCCTTTCATGGCCCTGCTTATTTCAG gaGGACACAATCTACTTATTCTTGCTCAAGATCTTGGCCAATACATACAACTTGGGACCACAATAGATGATGCAATTGGCGAGGCATATGACAAGACAGCGAAATGGCTTGGTCTTGATCTGAGAAGGAGTGGCGGGCCAGCTATAGAGGAGCTTGCTCGAGAGGGTGatgcaaaatcaatcaaattctct atcCCAATGAAACAGCATAAAGATTGCAACTTCTCATACGCTGGTCTGAAGACTCAAGTGAGGCTGGCAATTGAATCCAGAAATAT TAATGCTGAAATTCCCATTTCTTGTGCAAGTGACCAAGATAGAAGTTCTCGAGCTGATATTGCTGCCTCTTTTCAG CGAGTTGCAGTATTACATCTAGAGGAAAGGTGTGAACGAGCAATTGAATGGGCACTGAATATTGAACCTTCTATAAAACATTTG GTTGTCTCTGGAGGTGTTGCATCAAATCAATATGTTAGGGCTAGACTTGATCAGGTTGTCAAGAAAAATAGCTTGCAACTTGTGTGCCCTCCTCCCAGCCTTTGTACTGACAATG GTGTAATGGTAGCTTGGACCGGCATTGAGCACTTTCGCGTGGGCAGATTTGATCCTCCTCCTCCTGCAGATGAACCAGAAGATTTTGTG TATGATTTGCGGCCGAGATGGCCTCTTGGGGAGGAATTTGCTGAAGGAAGAAGTGAAGCTCGGTCCTTAAGAAAGGCCAGGATTCATCCATCTCTTACGTCTATCATTCAAGCATCACTGCAACAGCAACGGTAA